Proteins from a genomic interval of Lactococcus protaetiae:
- a CDS encoding DUF2142 domain-containing protein, producing the protein MEITQLPSKPEYGSKTNTNLYSREFLSLKNQKNDYSQAGPITGIANPVYYPSALGIALGRFISPYLFVSYYLGRIFNLLMYALLAFFAVKKSKRYQLPLFVVAFLPYTLWITAGYNYDALYYGVILLFLSQLTNLFTEEKGISLKQMVRISLTGLLLVFCKAPMAFLIILPFFLPKKVFASNKVRLQALGMLAFSSVLIFAWVKQGMILEKLRLIFGRTLPDTAGVAGENVGRVDYFLAHPLYTLTTGLRTVFDIPSTIKDSIASPQPFLNKIYSSGAVELFNILLVALLFVLVSLQLDFQVSKRIKTVTVVLFGAITAGVIYAISGDSRVFHIGDLTVAGVQGRYHFYILAFLPIFLEKPVKKIFDRKTVVSERTNDFNIQKFVVSAVLVMTFVNTCIGLFGYL; encoded by the coding sequence TTGGAAATAACACAGCTTCCTAGTAAACCAGAATATGGAAGTAAGACCAATACGAATCTTTATTCTCGAGAATTTTTGAGTCTTAAGAACCAGAAAAATGACTATTCACAAGCAGGTCCAATTACAGGAATTGCTAATCCAGTTTATTATCCTTCGGCTTTAGGAATTGCCTTAGGACGTTTTATTAGTCCATATCTTTTTGTAAGTTACTATTTGGGCCGAATATTTAACTTGTTAATGTATGCGTTGTTGGCATTTTTTGCAGTCAAAAAAAGCAAAAGATACCAACTTCCTCTTTTTGTTGTCGCATTTTTACCATATACCTTGTGGATTACAGCAGGATATAATTATGATGCGCTTTACTATGGTGTAATCTTGCTTTTTCTATCTCAGCTGACCAATCTTTTTACAGAAGAAAAAGGCATTAGCTTAAAACAAATGGTGCGAATATCATTGACTGGATTGCTACTTGTTTTTTGTAAAGCTCCAATGGCATTTCTGATAATTCTTCCATTTTTCTTGCCTAAAAAGGTTTTTGCTTCAAATAAAGTGAGACTACAGGCGCTAGGAATGCTCGCTTTTTCTTCAGTTTTGATATTTGCATGGGTTAAACAGGGGATGATACTTGAGAAGTTACGCCTTATCTTTGGGAGAACTCTACCAGATACTGCTGGGGTTGCGGGTGAAAATGTTGGAAGAGTAGATTATTTTCTAGCGCATCCACTATATACGTTAACAACAGGGTTACGAACGGTTTTCGATATTCCGTCCACTATAAAAGATTCTATTGCAAGCCCGCAGCCCTTTTTAAATAAAATCTACTCGTCAGGTGCAGTCGAATTATTTAATATTTTGCTAGTGGCATTACTTTTCGTTTTGGTGAGCTTACAGCTGGACTTTCAAGTTTCTAAACGCATCAAAACTGTAACTGTTGTTCTGTTTGGCGCCATTACAGCTGGGGTTATTTATGCGATTTCGGGAGATTCACGTGTTTTTCATATTGGAGATTTAACAGTGGCAGGAGTACAAGGTCGTTATCATTTTTACATCTTGGCGTTTTTACCAATATTTTTAGAAAAACCAGTCAAAAAAATTTTTGATCGAAAAACGGTGGTTTCTGAAAGAACAAACGACTTTAACATTCAAAAATTTGTTGTTAGTGCAGTTTTAGTGATGACATTTGTTAATACTTGTATTGGATTGTTTGGGTATTTATGA
- a CDS encoding LicD family protein — translation MTNEEVKGLQLEMVEYIDKICAKESIQYSLAGGTLLGAIRHSGYIPWDDDVDLMLRRDAYEKFISVLINNLPENYSLLHYKTGECYLPCAKLYDNRTFFKSKLDNLHKGTGVFIDIFPIDNLPKQEEERKRFKHEVREEAFNLASSNPHGLAYASASNFKYFMGKFILWLPKHLKNKGKSSTIASVLDKLMQRYNGKEETYSGYVYSGYKNEFFEKEIMDEYEDVVFERLTLKKIKKHDIYLEQLYGNYMQLPPKNKRVNHSYYHWYWKEGKK, via the coding sequence ATGACGAACGAAGAAGTTAAAGGGTTACAGCTTGAAATGGTCGAGTATATTGACAAGATATGTGCTAAAGAGTCAATTCAATACTCCCTTGCAGGAGGTACACTGTTAGGGGCTATACGACATAGTGGTTACATTCCTTGGGATGATGATGTAGATTTAATGTTACGCAGAGATGCATATGAAAAATTTATATCAGTTTTAATAAATAATCTTCCAGAAAATTATTCGTTGTTACATTATAAAACTGGAGAGTGCTATTTACCTTGCGCAAAATTATATGATAATCGAACATTCTTTAAAAGTAAACTGGACAATCTGCACAAAGGTACAGGGGTTTTTATTGACATTTTTCCAATAGATAACCTACCTAAGCAAGAGGAAGAGAGAAAAAGATTTAAACATGAAGTGAGAGAAGAAGCTTTTAACTTAGCCTCCTCTAATCCTCATGGTTTAGCATATGCAAGCGCCTCAAACTTTAAATATTTTATGGGGAAATTCATCTTGTGGTTGCCTAAACATTTGAAAAATAAAGGCAAAAGTTCAACAATTGCAAGTGTTTTAGATAAATTAATGCAGAGATATAATGGCAAAGAAGAAACTTATTCAGGATATGTATATTCCGGTTATAAGAATGAATTTTTTGAGAAAGAAATCATGGATGAGTATGAAGATGTTGTTTTTGAAAGACTAACTCTAAAAAAAATAAAAAAACATGATATTTACCTTGAACAACTTTATGGAAATTATATGCAACTTCCTCCAAAAAATAAGCGGGTAAATCATTCATACTATCATTGGTATTGGAAAGAAGGAAAAAAATGA
- a CDS encoding glycosyltransferase → MNLTICMVAYSKKFTDTTSFNQLNNFDSSVKKQLNLIIFDNGIENFTDEKLPDDFASVSYQFNTDKNERGTRIAYQYALTNMHDSWLMLLDDDTLLTENYVKDLLTEMSTAVVDAFCPQIFDEKIQISPTDSETIENLYFPKKPGIYTENITGISSGLVLSKKFMTEIDGFTKEFPLDYLDHWIFWQLRQHKKRIKIIDEKIQHQLSVQHLTGLSKERFAKIFTAEYHYYQHYQPEQLYSIRKKYGKMMVKGWLKGNIFLAKTFLKILLGKK, encoded by the coding sequence ATGAATTTGACAATATGCATGGTTGCTTATAGCAAAAAATTTACAGATACTACCAGTTTTAACCAGCTTAATAATTTTGATAGTTCTGTCAAAAAACAGCTGAATCTCATTATTTTTGACAACGGCATTGAAAATTTTACTGATGAAAAATTACCCGATGATTTTGCGTCAGTAAGTTATCAATTTAACACTGATAAAAATGAGCGTGGTACAAGGATTGCCTATCAGTATGCATTAACAAACATGCATGACTCATGGCTCATGTTGCTTGACGATGACACTTTGCTGACAGAAAATTATGTTAAAGATTTACTGACAGAGATGTCAACGGCTGTTGTTGATGCGTTTTGTCCACAAATTTTTGATGAAAAGATACAAATTTCTCCAACAGACAGTGAAACGATCGAAAATCTATATTTCCCAAAGAAACCAGGAATTTATACAGAAAATATCACAGGAATATCAAGCGGACTTGTGTTGTCCAAAAAGTTTATGACAGAAATTGATGGATTTACCAAAGAATTTCCTCTTGACTATTTAGATCATTGGATTTTTTGGCAATTAAGACAGCATAAAAAAAGGATTAAAATCATTGATGAAAAGATTCAGCATCAGCTTTCGGTTCAGCATTTGACAGGGTTGTCAAAAGAACGCTTTGCCAAGATTTTTACAGCAGAGTATCACTATTATCAGCACTATCAGCCAGAACAACTCTACTCAATCAGGAAAAAATATGGTAAAATGATGGTTAAAGGTTGGTTGAAAGGGAATATTTTCCTTGCGAAAACATTCCTTAAAATATTACTGGGGAAGAAATAA
- a CDS encoding NAD-dependent epimerase/dehydratase family protein: protein MSFYNNKFYQKDLERAVDNIVDVQKLFGKKILVTGATGLIGSALVDSLLKINESENANIQIYALGRNKEKLEERFSENIEDINFIIQDINEILKIEVKADIVIHAASNANPQTYSTDPIGTIKGNVQATLNLLDYCSKNGIDQFIYISSGEVYGQLTSADVPFTEEMSGYIDSLSVRSCYILSKKMAENVCVSYSYEYGLKTKIVRLSHVFGANYTSKDNRVSALFFMDALAGKDIVLRSLGNHLRSYVYVTDAVSGIFTVATSGENATAYNVTHTANEITLAEFAKAIAKEAGIQVRFDIEEEVNLASATPISFAVLSDKKLRKKAWVPKVTIEEGIHTIFNILREESQK from the coding sequence ATGAGTTTTTATAACAATAAATTTTATCAAAAAGATTTGGAACGAGCTGTTGATAACATTGTAGATGTTCAAAAGCTTTTTGGAAAAAAAATACTAGTTACTGGAGCAACGGGATTGATTGGTTCCGCTTTGGTAGATAGTTTATTAAAAATTAATGAGAGTGAAAATGCAAATATACAAATCTATGCATTAGGTCGCAATAAGGAAAAATTAGAAGAGAGATTTTCTGAAAACATAGAGGATATAAACTTTATTATTCAAGATATAAATGAAATCCTAAAAATAGAAGTAAAAGCAGACATCGTTATTCATGCTGCATCCAATGCAAATCCTCAAACTTATTCAACAGATCCTATAGGAACAATTAAAGGAAATGTTCAAGCTACTTTAAATTTACTGGATTATTGTTCCAAAAATGGTATTGATCAATTTATTTACATTTCATCTGGAGAGGTGTATGGACAATTAACTTCTGCAGATGTACCGTTTACAGAAGAAATGTCAGGATATATTGATTCACTATCTGTCCGATCTTGCTATATCCTATCAAAAAAAATGGCAGAGAATGTTTGTGTTTCTTATAGTTATGAGTATGGTCTTAAGACAAAAATTGTTCGTTTATCTCATGTATTTGGTGCTAACTATACATCAAAAGACAATCGGGTAAGTGCTCTATTTTTTATGGATGCTCTGGCAGGAAAAGATATTGTTTTACGTAGTTTAGGAAACCATCTGAGATCTTACGTGTATGTCACGGATGCCGTATCAGGTATTTTTACAGTGGCTACGTCTGGTGAAAACGCAACTGCTTATAATGTGACACATACAGCGAATGAAATTACTTTAGCAGAGTTTGCTAAAGCTATAGCTAAAGAAGCAGGGATACAAGTCAGATTTGACATAGAAGAAGAAGTGAATTTAGCAAGTGCTACACCAATCTCTTTTGCGGTGTTAAGTGATAAAAAACTTCGAAAGAAAGCCTGGGTTCCTAAGGTCACTATTGAAGAAGGAATTCATACAATTTTTAATATTTTAAGAGAAGAAAGTCAAAAATGA
- a CDS encoding rhamnan synthesis F family protein — protein sequence MPTNFERAKYILTQNPKLLAKIPQKFLQKVRQYFHPFADLQLKINRNKRAKTREMNNYKNPKRVLVYVIYENQSNLQTYKLTFLSALSDLSDKTLIIVNGDLPDGDIEKLSRYGKVEKRENSGYDTAAFRYGILQLASELTSFDELLLVNDTNVGPMTDLSVVFQKMSAKRLDFWGISYGEKQVDFTGFNPYGTIPEHLQSYFLVIEKNMFQSPEFIQYWQELSDTDSRNKAIGRHETVFTKYFSDLGFLHGAVSGNNADSAMYIHPLTMLKDFDVPLVKYTAFSNDTDDKFAWQGLERQTEVPELVDYIKTETNFPNEILSEVLETIKHTPHSEHILIIDGVENQIPQCTRYRVTNKAEQLRSLGYTVWTVNASEFQMGYAEYASQIIIYRTPYSEQFRKLIDLAHKYHKFVFYDIDDLVYDTCYTNQLDYIRTLSVDEKRKYDLGVKNYGKLMKLCDAFITSTTELKRELLKLGKPVYLNRNLASEELISISETAHTEIQKDTAKVKIGYFSGSITHNENFKLVLSAIVRILKDFPQVELHLVGHLSIPDELQDYKNQLVIHEYVDWLKLPELVAEVDVNIAPLVDTIFNRAKSEIKWMEAALVGVPTIASNIGAFTESIDNGETGILAEDVEWQEKLRQLIIQKDLRQKIAESTYRKVLTDFRVKGHQDEFTEKLHEFS from the coding sequence ATGCCAACAAATTTTGAACGTGCCAAATATATCTTGACTCAAAATCCAAAGCTACTTGCAAAAATTCCCCAAAAATTCTTGCAGAAAGTTCGCCAATATTTTCATCCTTTCGCTGATCTTCAGTTAAAAATTAATAGAAATAAGCGCGCAAAAACGCGTGAAATGAATAATTATAAAAACCCAAAACGAGTTCTCGTTTACGTAATATATGAAAATCAGTCAAATTTACAAACTTATAAATTAACATTTCTATCTGCATTATCAGATTTGTCAGACAAGACTCTAATTATTGTGAATGGTGACTTACCTGATGGTGACATAGAAAAGCTGTCTAGATATGGAAAAGTTGAGAAGCGTGAAAATTCGGGCTATGATACGGCTGCTTTTAGGTACGGAATTTTGCAACTTGCATCTGAATTGACAAGTTTTGATGAGTTACTTTTAGTTAATGATACAAATGTAGGGCCAATGACTGATTTATCAGTAGTTTTTCAAAAAATGTCAGCAAAACGATTAGATTTTTGGGGAATTTCATATGGAGAAAAGCAAGTAGATTTTACAGGTTTTAATCCTTATGGTACAATTCCTGAGCATCTACAGTCATATTTTCTTGTGATTGAAAAGAATATGTTTCAATCTCCCGAATTTATTCAATATTGGCAGGAACTTTCTGATACTGACTCAAGAAATAAAGCGATTGGAAGACATGAAACAGTTTTTACAAAGTATTTTTCAGACTTAGGCTTTTTACACGGTGCAGTTTCTGGTAATAATGCAGATTCTGCAATGTATATCCATCCATTGACGATGTTGAAAGATTTTGATGTCCCTTTGGTAAAATATACAGCATTTTCCAATGATACTGATGATAAATTTGCATGGCAAGGCTTAGAGAGACAGACAGAAGTACCTGAATTGGTGGATTATATCAAAACAGAAACTAATTTTCCGAATGAGATACTGTCCGAGGTTTTAGAAACGATTAAACATACTCCCCACTCTGAGCATATCCTCATAATTGATGGGGTTGAGAATCAGATACCACAGTGCACAAGATATAGAGTGACAAATAAGGCTGAACAGCTTCGGAGTCTAGGATATACTGTTTGGACAGTGAATGCTAGTGAATTTCAAATGGGATATGCGGAATATGCTAGTCAAATTATTATTTATCGTACCCCATACAGTGAACAATTCAGAAAGTTAATTGATTTAGCTCATAAGTATCATAAATTTGTTTTTTATGATATTGATGATCTCGTCTACGATACTTGTTATACAAATCAATTGGATTATATACGTACCTTAAGTGTAGACGAGAAGAGAAAATATGATTTAGGCGTAAAAAACTATGGTAAACTAATGAAATTATGTGATGCGTTCATTACTTCAACAACAGAGTTGAAAAGAGAACTATTAAAATTAGGAAAACCAGTATATCTCAATCGAAATCTTGCGAGTGAGGAATTGATTTCTATAAGTGAAACAGCGCATACAGAGATTCAGAAAGATACAGCAAAAGTAAAAATTGGATATTTTTCTGGTTCCATCACGCACAATGAAAATTTCAAGTTAGTTCTGTCTGCTATTGTAAGAATTTTGAAAGATTTTCCGCAGGTAGAGTTGCATCTTGTAGGGCATCTATCAATTCCCGATGAATTGCAGGATTATAAAAATCAATTGGTTATACATGAATACGTAGATTGGTTAAAATTGCCAGAATTAGTAGCAGAGGTGGATGTCAATATAGCGCCACTTGTTGATACGATTTTTAATCGAGCTAAATCTGAAATTAAATGGATGGAAGCAGCGTTGGTAGGAGTACCGACAATAGCAAGTAATATTGGTGCTTTTACTGAAAGTATAGACAATGGGGAAACGGGTATTCTTGCTGAGGATGTTGAGTGGCAAGAGAAGTTAAGACAACTTATTATCCAAAAAGACTTACGTCAAAAAATTGCCGAATCAACTTATCGAAAGGTGCTAACTGATTTTCGAGTTAAAGGACACCAGGATGAATTTACGGAGAAACTTCATGAATTTTCTTAA
- a CDS encoding glycosyltransferase family 2 protein: MINPKILLIIPAYNESEGIIQVVQKVEQYCKNSKYSIDYVVINDGSTDNEEEVLKEHNINHVELINNLGIGGAVQTGYLYAKESGYDIAVQFDGDGQHDIESLPHLLEPVINDEADFTVGSRFLDESNSEFKSSKSRQFGIKFLSSLIYMSSKIRIKDVTSGYRAGNKKVVNQFVNRYPRQYPEPESYMHLFAGDIRVKEVGVRMFERTTGASSINMVKGINYMISVSLSILASSLFGRRDK, from the coding sequence ATGATAAATCCAAAAATATTATTAATTATACCAGCTTATAATGAATCAGAGGGAATCATACAAGTCGTTCAAAAAGTAGAACAATATTGTAAGAATTCAAAATACTCTATTGATTATGTGGTAATTAATGATGGTTCAACAGATAACGAAGAGGAAGTGCTGAAAGAGCACAATATCAATCATGTGGAACTAATTAATAATTTAGGCATAGGTGGGGCCGTTCAAACGGGCTATCTATATGCCAAAGAAAGCGGTTATGATATTGCTGTTCAATTTGATGGAGATGGGCAACACGATATTGAATCACTTCCACATCTCTTAGAGCCTGTGATAAATGATGAAGCGGACTTTACGGTAGGTTCTAGATTTCTGGATGAAAGTAATTCCGAGTTCAAATCTTCAAAATCAAGACAATTTGGTATAAAATTTCTTTCTTCGCTAATTTATATGTCTTCAAAAATTAGAATTAAAGATGTAACAAGCGGGTATCGAGCAGGTAATAAAAAAGTAGTTAATCAATTTGTCAATCGTTATCCCAGACAATATCCAGAACCAGAGAGTTATATGCATTTATTTGCAGGCGATATTAGAGTAAAAGAGGTAGGCGTTCGAATGTTTGAACGTACAACAGGAGCTTCAAGTATAAATATGGTAAAAGGGATAAACTATATGATTAGTGTTTCTCTATCAATCCTAGCAAGTTCACTGTTTGGAAGGAGGGATAAGTAA
- a CDS encoding glycosyltransferase family 4 protein, giving the protein MMKNILFISPTGTLDNGAEISIFNLQKLLVKQGYHVINVTQASGDIPYMTAFESVGIKNFMLNAVKWWWEDAPGPVQGTQRELYHYYREHIASIQHIVEDEKIDLIITNSVNMFQGAVVAAIEGIPHFWLIHEFPEDEFSYYVDKLDFVNEFSTEVFAVQGRLQEKLQEIIHNRKIHSFYPFTKISDTPLSVGEKTRIVSVGRLTERKNQLELLEAYSKLNRPEIELILIGNFDKEYKQKIVKFIDEKAFKNVTLVGPQDNPWSLITDKDIFVSSSKMETFGLVYVEALLHGVPSIVSNNPGHLSANEIFDFGKFYEIGNTDQLANLLADSLKNFDTQKKESLSVLTELRKAYSVGKAYQEIMDFIERDFDKKSNSIRHLSKLLMLNDYNPNKLTARIKRIIKTILIKTRILR; this is encoded by the coding sequence ATGATGAAAAATATATTATTTATTTCCCCAACAGGAACGCTTGATAATGGAGCTGAAATTTCGATCTTTAATCTTCAAAAGCTACTGGTAAAACAAGGCTATCATGTGATAAATGTGACGCAAGCTTCTGGAGATATACCATATATGACAGCGTTTGAGTCCGTAGGTATCAAAAACTTTATGTTAAATGCAGTCAAATGGTGGTGGGAAGATGCACCAGGTCCTGTTCAAGGAACTCAGCGTGAACTTTATCATTACTATCGTGAACATATTGCAAGTATTCAACATATAGTAGAAGATGAGAAAATTGATTTAATTATCACTAATTCTGTGAATATGTTTCAAGGAGCGGTGGTTGCTGCGATAGAAGGCATTCCTCATTTTTGGCTTATCCATGAATTTCCTGAGGACGAGTTTTCATACTATGTGGACAAGCTAGATTTTGTAAATGAATTTTCAACAGAAGTCTTTGCAGTGCAAGGTCGCTTACAAGAAAAGTTACAAGAAATTATTCATAATCGCAAAATTCACAGTTTTTATCCGTTTACAAAAATTTCTGATACTCCTTTATCAGTAGGTGAGAAAACGCGCATAGTGTCTGTTGGTCGGCTAACAGAAAGAAAAAATCAATTGGAATTGCTTGAGGCTTATAGTAAATTAAACCGCCCCGAAATTGAGTTGATTTTAATTGGAAACTTTGACAAGGAATACAAGCAAAAAATTGTAAAATTCATTGATGAAAAAGCTTTTAAAAACGTGACTTTGGTTGGTCCACAAGATAATCCGTGGTCATTAATTACTGATAAAGATATTTTTGTCAGTTCGTCAAAAATGGAAACTTTTGGTTTGGTCTATGTTGAGGCATTGTTGCACGGTGTGCCGAGCATTGTGTCAAATAATCCAGGACATCTGTCAGCAAACGAAATTTTTGATTTTGGAAAATTTTATGAAATAGGAAATACTGATCAGTTGGCAAATTTACTTGCTGACAGTCTTAAAAATTTCGATACACAGAAAAAAGAGAGTCTGTCAGTACTGACAGAGCTTCGCAAAGCTTATTCTGTGGGAAAAGCTTATCAAGAAATCATGGATTTTATCGAAAGAGATTTTGACAAAAAATCAAACTCTATTAGGCATTTATCAAAATTACTGATGCTCAATGATTACAATCCAAATAAACTGACAGCTAGAATCAAACGAATCATCAAAACCATACTCATCAAAACGAGGATTTTACGATGA
- a CDS encoding DUF2304 domain-containing protein has translation MPIQLRILAILFAVLFFLYITRLVRKDRAEIRHMLKWIVLALVILVGSIFPDLGSRIAHVLGIATLTSLALFILVALLLIISLKYQMSLIAAEKQIKNLIQEVSLLKKKERERSEKE, from the coding sequence ATGCCAATACAACTTCGCATTTTGGCTATTTTGTTTGCCGTATTATTCTTTCTCTATATTACGCGGTTAGTCAGAAAAGATAGAGCAGAAATTCGACATATGCTAAAATGGATAGTTTTAGCATTGGTTATTTTAGTCGGTTCAATATTTCCAGATTTGGGCAGTAGAATTGCTCATGTTTTAGGTATCGCTACTCTAACCTCTTTAGCTCTATTTATATTAGTAGCTCTTTTATTAATTATCTCTCTAAAATATCAAATGTCATTAATTGCAGCAGAAAAACAAATCAAGAACTTGATTCAAGAAGTTTCGTTATTAAAAAAGAAAGAAAGAGAACGTAGCGAAAAAGAATAG
- a CDS encoding IspD/TarI family cytidylyltransferase produces MKIALLTAGGVGSRMKQEVPKQFIHVNDKPIIVYSLDAFQKHPEIDAIVVACLDGWENVLMAYARQYNITKLKHIVPAGQSGQESIRNGLLELEKYYDKNDIVLVHDGVRPMLSQDVISDCIVVTEKYGCGIASIPTVEAVLYSDDAHASREFYDRTKLQRTQTPHGFALGQLLDMHREAAEKGITDTVASCTLAIELGREVYFSMGSEKNLKVTTMDDLDIFKALLLAEEIKQ; encoded by the coding sequence ATGAAAATCGCATTATTGACAGCAGGTGGAGTAGGAAGCAGAATGAAACAAGAGGTTCCTAAACAGTTCATTCATGTAAATGATAAGCCAATTATCGTTTATTCGTTAGACGCATTTCAAAAACATCCTGAAATTGATGCTATAGTTGTTGCTTGCCTTGATGGTTGGGAAAATGTACTGATGGCATATGCCCGACAATACAACATCACTAAATTGAAACATATTGTACCAGCAGGTCAGTCAGGGCAAGAATCTATTAGAAATGGATTGTTGGAATTAGAAAAATATTATGATAAGAATGATATTGTTTTAGTCCATGATGGTGTAAGACCTATGCTATCTCAAGATGTCATTTCAGATTGTATAGTTGTAACGGAAAAGTATGGATGTGGAATTGCTTCTATTCCAACAGTTGAAGCAGTGTTGTATAGTGATGATGCCCACGCCTCTAGAGAGTTTTACGATCGTACGAAATTACAGAGAACGCAAACTCCACATGGTTTTGCATTAGGGCAATTGTTGGATATGCATCGTGAAGCGGCAGAAAAAGGAATTACTGACACAGTTGCATCGTGTACTTTGGCTATTGAATTAGGGCGAGAGGTGTATTTTTCAATGGGTTCAGAAAAGAATCTGAAAGTAACAACTATGGATGATTTAGACATATTCAAAGCTTTGCTTTTGGCTGAGGAAATCAAACAATGA
- a CDS encoding glycosyltransferase family 4 protein: MRKTIAIFSGFYLPFLGGIERYTYNIVQKFMDKGYNVIVVTTQHDFKLPSIEVSEHLKIYRMPIKNLWRKRYPFFFKNKKYHEMLNAIKKETIDYYIVNTRFQLPALLGARLAKEANKKALVIEHGTTYLTLNNPVLDRVLHKIERILVNKVKKNTDIFYGVSNEAAMWLETFGIEARGVLYNAVEKEDFEKYSYLIPSKKITISYSGRLQAKFKGVEMLLSAFVKLSKEYNNLELVIAGDGPIYQEMVRKYTQKNIKFLGHVSHEQVMKLNNQSDIFVLMSKIEGFSTSMLEAGMMKNVIITTNVGGAHELLLDDSYGFVIENSEEVLIETIKKLISNPESMKEIQEKVAARVLKRFTWERTVEEFEKAFVDLER; the protein is encoded by the coding sequence ATGAGAAAAACAATAGCTATTTTTAGTGGTTTTTATCTCCCTTTTTTGGGAGGGATTGAGCGTTATACATATAATATTGTTCAGAAATTTATGGATAAGGGATATAACGTTATCGTTGTGACAACGCAGCATGACTTTAAACTACCTAGTATTGAAGTTTCGGAGCATTTGAAAATTTATAGAATGCCAATTAAAAATTTATGGAGAAAGCGCTATCCATTTTTTTTTAAAAACAAAAAATATCATGAAATGCTGAATGCAATAAAAAAGGAAACAATTGACTATTATATCGTGAATACACGTTTTCAACTTCCGGCATTGTTGGGAGCAAGACTTGCAAAAGAGGCTAATAAAAAAGCATTAGTTATTGAACATGGTACGACATACCTCACTCTGAACAATCCTGTTTTGGACAGAGTTTTACATAAAATAGAACGCATCCTTGTTAATAAAGTAAAAAAGAATACAGATATTTTTTATGGAGTTTCAAACGAAGCAGCTATGTGGCTAGAGACTTTTGGAATAGAAGCCAGAGGAGTTCTTTACAATGCAGTTGAAAAAGAAGATTTCGAAAAATATTCTTACTTGATACCTTCTAAAAAAATAACCATTTCATATTCAGGAAGATTACAGGCAAAATTTAAGGGTGTAGAGATGTTGCTTTCTGCGTTTGTTAAACTATCCAAAGAATATAACAATTTAGAATTAGTAATAGCAGGAGATGGTCCGATCTATCAAGAAATGGTCCGCAAATATACTCAGAAGAACATCAAGTTTTTAGGACATGTTTCTCATGAACAAGTGATGAAGCTAAACAACCAATCTGATATTTTTGTGTTAATGTCAAAAATTGAGGGCTTTTCTACCTCCATGCTTGAAGCAGGGATGATGAAAAATGTCATTATAACGACAAATGTTGGAGGAGCACACGAACTACTTCTAGATGATTCATATGGCTTTGTGATTGAAAATTCCGAAGAGGTATTGATTGAAACAATAAAAAAATTGATTTCTAATCCAGAATCTATGAAAGAAATTCAAGAAAAAGTCGCGGCGAGGGTATTGAAAAGATTCACTTGGGAGCGCACTGTTGAAGAATTTGAGAAAGCTTTCGTTGATTTGGAGAGATAG